The following is a genomic window from Anopheles aquasalis chromosome 3, idAnoAquaMG_Q_19, whole genome shotgun sequence.
GCCCTCGTGTAATCGCAACAGGTTCACGCTGATCGCGACGCAAAACACCATTGCCGGACAAGAGCCATGTCCGGACGACCATCGACCATAATCGCTCAGGTGATCGTCCTCcaggtgctgctcctgctgctggcagcgATCACCGACAGCACTGGCGAGGAGTTTGTGGCAATAAGACGCACCGATGGCACCGGCAATCGGACACTGCCACTCTGCTGGGCCATAAAACTGTCCCCAACGGCGTTCGTTGCCGAAGCCGACTGTGTCCGCCATTACCGTAAGCACCAAATAGTGATGATTTACGGTGATGTCCGGCCGGCTACGCACCAAGTAAGGGCCCGGTTGCGTCGGAAGCTGGCCAGCCTACGGGAACTGGCATGCCGGCATCGTGTCCCATCGGTTATGATGGTGGCcggcgcacaccaccaccaacaaccatcgGCCAACCACCGTGCGTCCGACCTCACTCTGACGGTGCGCAACTTTGTCGCCTCGTACAGCATGCTGACGGCACCAGCGGCGCTGGACAGCGAGACTTGTCGCGTTTGCCATGTACTGGGGATTCGTCGACAGTTCCCCTGCCCGGCGGAACCAGGAACCGTCGTGCTATATCCCGATTGTCTTCAACAGGTGCGTCCAGGGTGATGGGCGTGGGTTGGCCAAACCAACAGGTTTACTTCGGCCCTACCTTTACGCGGTGTTTATCATCGTTCCAGATTGAGGGACTTGTTAGTCGCACGTACACGAGACAACGGAACCGGCTCGATAGCTGGCGGTGGCACTTGAGGCACCGGCTCCAGAACACGCTGTATGCCGAGCTGGAGCAGAAGGGGCGACTGCGGATGGAGCTGTTAAAGTTTATGACCACCACACGGCACTAACCCGTGGTGggcgagcgtgtgcgcgcgcgcaacgGACTACCGGTGTGGGATGGGGTGGATGACATTAAAATGTTGCAACAATAAAGTAGGGTAGCCCGCTGGGGTACTTTGCCTTCTCTCGTACCTGGTGCAGGTTTGCAGCAAGCAAGCGTCTTGCGAGGATTACCATATAGTGAAATCCGGGTGTCAGGCAGA
Proteins encoded in this region:
- the LOC126578624 gene encoding uncharacterized protein LOC126578624, translating into MSGRPSTIIAQVIVLQVLLLLLAAITDSTGEEFVAIRRTDGTGNRTLPLCWAIKLSPTAFVAEADCVRHYRKHQIVMIYGDVRPATHQVRARLRRKLASLRELACRHRVPSVMMVAGAHHHQQPSANHRASDLTLTVRNFVASYSMLTAPAALDSETCRVCHVLGIRRQFPCPAEPGTVVLYPDCLQQIEGLVSRTYTRQRNRLDSWRWHLRHRLQNTLYAELEQKGRLRMELLKFMTTTRH